In one Stigmatella erecta genomic region, the following are encoded:
- a CDS encoding class I SAM-dependent rRNA methyltransferase: MLNTYLSREAAQKLRHGAFWLRREDILSMDGTPTAGEPTQLRDEDGQVLGLGDVDLESSYAVRRLGLPEESAEGLIPRHVRHALERRARLLDDPRFCRLVNDDGDGLPGLIVDRYDAHFVVQTLTRAMDARLEEITRAIVEVAGASSVLLRNDSPRRKQLGLAPQRPHVLYGTPPRWCRLLELGARFTVDLTYGQNTGYHYDQRELRRFLARLSNGARVLDPCCNVGGLFVHAGMHGARQILAFDGNADAADLARENAEANGLLGRVKVERSSCLTVLRGTQDTFDLVLLDTQDVASDEAFVEHVRLALKRTRHGGRLLLAGYHPPLARGAFEELVAESCEREQRLAFRLARFGLPPDHPLPVNSPGAEYLSAMALEVN, encoded by the coding sequence TTGCTCAACACCTACCTGTCCCGAGAAGCAGCGCAGAAATTGCGGCACGGTGCGTTCTGGCTCCGCCGGGAAGACATCCTCTCCATGGACGGCACGCCCACGGCCGGCGAGCCCACCCAGCTCCGGGACGAGGATGGGCAGGTGCTCGGCCTGGGGGATGTGGACCTGGAGTCCTCCTATGCCGTGCGCCGCCTGGGCTTGCCCGAGGAGAGCGCCGAGGGGCTCATCCCCCGCCACGTCCGCCACGCCCTGGAGCGCCGCGCGCGCCTGCTGGATGACCCCCGCTTCTGCCGGTTGGTGAACGACGACGGCGACGGCCTGCCCGGCCTCATCGTGGACCGGTATGACGCGCACTTCGTCGTCCAGACGCTCACGCGTGCCATGGACGCGCGCCTGGAGGAAATCACCCGCGCCATCGTGGAGGTGGCCGGCGCCAGCTCGGTGCTTCTGCGCAACGACTCGCCCCGGCGCAAGCAGCTGGGGCTCGCCCCGCAGCGGCCCCACGTCCTCTATGGCACCCCGCCCCGCTGGTGCCGCCTGCTGGAGCTGGGCGCGCGCTTCACCGTGGACCTCACGTACGGCCAGAACACCGGCTACCACTATGACCAGCGCGAGCTGCGCCGGTTCCTCGCGCGGCTGTCCAACGGGGCCCGGGTGCTGGATCCCTGCTGCAACGTGGGCGGGCTCTTCGTCCACGCGGGCATGCACGGGGCGCGGCAGATCCTCGCCTTCGACGGCAACGCGGACGCGGCGGACCTGGCGCGCGAGAACGCCGAGGCCAATGGCCTGCTCGGACGGGTCAAGGTGGAGCGAAGCTCGTGCCTGACCGTGCTCCGGGGCACGCAGGACACGTTCGACCTGGTGCTGCTCGACACCCAGGACGTCGCCTCCGACGAGGCCTTCGTGGAGCACGTCCGCCTGGCGCTCAAGCGGACGCGGCACGGGGGCCGCCTGCTCCTGGCTGGCTACCACCCGCCGCTGGCCCGGGGCGCCTTCGAGGAGCTGGTGGCGGAGTCGTGCGAGCGCGAGCAGCGCCTCGCATTCCGGCTGGCCCGGTTCGGCCTGCCGCCCGACCACCCCCTGCCGGTCAACAGCCCGGGGGCTGAGTACCTGAGCGCGATGGCCCTCGAAGTGAATTGA
- a CDS encoding NAD(P)/FAD-dependent oxidoreductase yields MAYRVNNIGLWLDEPEELLGQRAAEKLGVTRSDLASVRVVRSVLDARKKGSPRYIYTLEVTLAPGRPPPRLPPDVSEAPALPEPLPRVKEPERWPLIIGTGPAGLFCALGLLERGVRSILLERGREVVTRRKDVAKLMRDGTLHPESNMNFGEGGAGAYTDGKLSTRINHPMVRKVIETFAQYGAPDHILIEGKPHIGSDLLPGAVARIRDMLIAGGCQVLFEHRVEDLLYRDGRVAGLKLVDGRTLESDRVVLAPGNSARELYERFAADQHVSVEAKPFALGFRAEHPQGLINSIQYGSAAKNPRLPPADYKLAENLDVDGEVRGIYSFCMCPGGIVVPTPTEEGQQCTNGMSNSRRNAKFANSGIVVTVSVQDFEREGFHGPLAGLEFQRHWEQKAYALGGGKFFAPAQTIPDYLAGRAKKDPGDTSYRPGIVKTDLNVLFPARLTESIKQALRAFDRKMRGFNSDEGKLIGIESRTSSPLRITRGEDLQSVSLKGLYPVGEGCGYAGGIVSSAIDGLRAAEQIASELT; encoded by the coding sequence ATGGCGTACCGGGTGAACAACATCGGGCTGTGGCTGGACGAGCCGGAGGAGCTGCTCGGTCAGCGTGCGGCGGAGAAGCTGGGGGTGACCCGGTCCGATCTCGCGTCGGTGCGTGTGGTGCGCTCGGTGCTGGATGCCCGCAAGAAGGGCAGCCCTCGCTACATCTATACGCTCGAAGTCACCCTCGCCCCGGGCCGCCCCCCGCCCCGCCTCCCGCCGGACGTGAGCGAGGCCCCGGCCCTGCCCGAGCCGCTGCCCCGGGTGAAGGAGCCCGAGCGCTGGCCGCTCATCATCGGCACCGGCCCCGCGGGCCTCTTCTGCGCCCTGGGGCTGCTGGAGCGCGGGGTGCGCAGCATCCTGCTGGAGCGGGGGCGCGAGGTGGTGACGCGCCGCAAGGACGTGGCGAAGCTGATGCGCGATGGCACGCTCCACCCGGAGAGCAACATGAACTTCGGCGAGGGCGGCGCCGGGGCCTACACGGACGGCAAGCTCTCCACGCGCATCAACCACCCCATGGTGCGCAAGGTCATCGAGACGTTCGCCCAGTACGGCGCCCCGGACCACATCCTCATCGAGGGCAAGCCGCACATCGGCTCGGACCTGCTGCCGGGCGCGGTGGCGCGCATCCGCGACATGCTCATCGCCGGCGGGTGCCAGGTGCTCTTCGAGCACAGGGTGGAGGACCTGCTCTACCGCGACGGCCGGGTGGCGGGGCTGAAGCTGGTGGATGGGCGCACGCTGGAGAGCGACCGGGTGGTGCTGGCGCCGGGCAATTCGGCGCGCGAGCTGTACGAGCGCTTCGCGGCGGACCAGCACGTGAGCGTGGAGGCCAAGCCCTTTGCCCTGGGCTTCCGCGCCGAGCACCCGCAGGGGCTCATCAACAGCATCCAGTACGGCAGCGCGGCGAAGAACCCGCGCCTGCCCCCGGCCGACTACAAGCTGGCCGAGAACCTGGACGTGGACGGTGAGGTGCGCGGCATCTACTCGTTCTGCATGTGCCCCGGCGGCATCGTGGTGCCCACGCCCACCGAGGAGGGCCAGCAGTGCACCAACGGCATGAGCAACTCGCGCCGCAACGCGAAGTTCGCCAACTCCGGCATCGTCGTCACCGTGTCCGTGCAGGACTTCGAGCGCGAGGGCTTCCACGGCCCGCTCGCGGGGCTGGAGTTCCAGCGCCACTGGGAGCAGAAGGCCTATGCGCTGGGCGGCGGGAAGTTCTTCGCCCCCGCGCAGACCATCCCGGACTACCTCGCCGGCCGGGCCAAGAAGGACCCCGGGGACACCAGCTACCGGCCCGGCATCGTCAAGACGGACCTCAACGTGCTGTTCCCCGCCCGCCTCACCGAGTCCATCAAGCAGGCCCTGCGCGCCTTCGACCGGAAGATGCGCGGCTTCAACAGCGACGAGGGCAAGCTCATCGGCATCGAGAGCCGCACCAGCTCCCCCCTGCGCATCACCCGCGGCGAGGACCTGCAGTCCGTGTCGCTCAAGGGCCTGTACCCCGTGGGCGAGGGCTGCGGCTACGCGGGAGGGATTGTCTCCTCGGCCATTGATGGACTGCGGGCCGCTGAGCAGATTGCCTCGGAGCTCACCTAG
- a CDS encoding diacylglycerol kinase, translated as MTHPHPPRPQFPHRGASGLLASFHHAWKGLIHTVAYQRNMRVHLVSGVLVGLVGSGIPLGLAEKVTLIFCVLLIFFAEILNSALEHLVDLAVQQFDEKARLAKDAAAAGVMVLALGTVVIFAALLVHNWGTVLTSGPQIARQVMLGLPFTACVTLLVLPQARPAWVDWVAFLGAGGLIAFQATETASSVFSTLTAGLLVVAGAAARERRREAAHKKTGVAPVAHRS; from the coding sequence ATGACCCACCCCCACCCGCCTCGCCCCCAATTCCCACACCGTGGCGCCTCTGGCCTCCTGGCCTCGTTCCACCATGCGTGGAAGGGCCTCATCCACACCGTCGCCTACCAGCGCAACATGCGCGTCCACCTGGTCTCCGGGGTGCTCGTGGGGCTGGTGGGCAGCGGCATCCCCCTGGGGCTCGCCGAGAAGGTGACGCTCATCTTCTGCGTGCTGCTCATCTTCTTCGCGGAGATCCTCAACAGCGCGCTCGAGCACCTGGTGGATCTCGCCGTCCAGCAGTTCGACGAGAAGGCCCGCCTGGCCAAGGACGCCGCCGCCGCCGGGGTGATGGTGCTCGCCCTGGGCACGGTGGTCATCTTCGCCGCGCTGCTCGTGCACAACTGGGGCACGGTGCTCACCAGCGGGCCGCAAATCGCCCGGCAGGTGATGCTGGGACTGCCCTTCACCGCGTGCGTCACCCTGCTCGTGCTGCCCCAGGCGCGCCCGGCGTGGGTGGACTGGGTGGCCTTCCTGGGCGCCGGGGGGCTCATCGCCTTTCAGGCCACGGAGACCGCCAGCTCGGTGTTCTCCACGCTGACCGCCGGGCTGCTCGTGGTGGCGGGGGCCGCGGCACGCGAGCGCAGGCGGGAGGCCGCGCATAAAAAAACCGGCGTCGCGCCGGTGGCTCACCGCTCGTGA